In Halorhabdus tiamatea SARL4B, a genomic segment contains:
- a CDS encoding RNA-splicing ligase RtcB, with translation MPIEIAGEHTTATFLVDEESLIEENCLEQVRTLVDHPAFTEPIRMMPDAHVGSGAPIGFTMPLPDRIVPNIVGVDVGCGMVATNLGEDLPLDGPERERRVREAVPMGRAVHDYDDAPHLVNEFPFERANDVFERFDAAYRERFGRPIDPIEFDFDGYDGEYFKALCRRVLAGSRQGMGYVIRGAGTLGGGNHFVEFARARDSGEYWLVIHSGSRYLGKSVAEYWQAKATQYREADAIRAALPEEYAEYLKFDPETVSDEDLFAWVTGGKGESHVRKDAIRSDFEGEQVEAVFRSVSRPQEALEDRNEDLDWLEGREAHGYYVDMLFAQQYARWNRELMSDAICAALGLDPVDRFQSIHNYVDFRDLTIRKGATPARAGQQLVIPFNMAEGSLLARGKGNPRYHSTAPHGAGRTMGRREAHETLSVEDFETAMTEVYSESVGESTLDEAPMAYKPVGSIVESIEPTAEIVDRLEVVHNLKATE, from the coding sequence ATGCCAATCGAAATCGCAGGCGAACACACGACTGCAACGTTTCTCGTCGACGAGGAGTCGCTCATCGAGGAGAACTGTCTCGAGCAGGTCCGGACGCTCGTCGATCACCCGGCGTTCACCGAGCCGATCCGGATGATGCCCGACGCCCACGTCGGTTCGGGCGCGCCGATCGGGTTCACCATGCCGCTGCCGGATCGCATCGTCCCCAACATCGTCGGCGTCGACGTCGGCTGCGGGATGGTCGCGACGAACCTCGGCGAGGACCTGCCACTCGACGGCCCGGAACGCGAGCGACGGGTGCGCGAGGCCGTGCCGATGGGACGGGCCGTCCACGACTACGACGACGCACCCCACCTCGTCAACGAGTTTCCGTTCGAGCGGGCGAACGACGTGTTCGAGCGCTTCGACGCCGCCTACCGCGAGCGCTTCGGTCGCCCGATCGACCCGATCGAGTTCGACTTCGACGGCTACGACGGGGAGTATTTCAAGGCCCTGTGTCGGCGCGTGCTCGCTGGCTCGCGCCAGGGCATGGGCTATGTGATCCGCGGCGCGGGCACGCTCGGCGGTGGGAACCACTTCGTCGAGTTCGCGAGGGCCCGGGATTCTGGCGAGTACTGGCTGGTCATCCACAGCGGCTCACGATACCTCGGGAAATCCGTCGCCGAGTACTGGCAGGCGAAGGCGACGCAATATCGCGAGGCCGACGCCATCCGGGCGGCGTTGCCCGAGGAGTACGCCGAGTATCTGAAGTTCGACCCCGAGACCGTCAGCGACGAAGACCTCTTCGCGTGGGTCACCGGCGGCAAGGGTGAATCGCACGTTCGCAAGGACGCGATCCGGTCGGATTTCGAGGGCGAGCAGGTTGAGGCGGTCTTTCGGTCAGTCTCTCGGCCGCAGGAAGCTCTCGAAGATCGCAACGAGGATCTCGACTGGCTCGAAGGTCGGGAGGCCCACGGCTACTACGTCGATATGCTGTTCGCCCAGCAGTACGCACGCTGGAACCGCGAGCTGATGAGCGACGCTATCTGTGCGGCGCTTGGGCTCGATCCCGTCGACCGGTTCCAGTCGATCCACAACTACGTCGACTTCCGCGATCTGACTATCCGGAAAGGCGCGACGCCGGCCCGGGCAGGTCAGCAACTCGTCATTCCGTTCAACATGGCCGAAGGCTCGCTACTGGCGCGTGGGAAAGGGAATCCGCGGTATCACTCAACGGCTCCCCATGGGGCCGGCCGGACGATGGGGCGTCGCGAGGCTCACGAGACGCTCTCTGTCGAGGACTTCGAGACGGCGATGACCGAAGTGTATTCGGAGTCAGTTGGCGAGTCGACGCTCGACGAAGCCCCGATGGCCTACAAGCCAGTGGGGTCGATCGTGGAGTCGATCGAACCCACAGCGGAGATCGTCGATCGGCTCGAGGTCGTTCATAATTTGAAGGCAACGGAATGA
- a CDS encoding DUF433 domain-containing protein: MSEHEQSDAPAAIVRDDQLGGQPRLDGHRIGVHHIWTHYQQEKSIEQIAEEVYSHLRIEQVQAAVGYARANPEEMAALEREREWLIRDRMRRARKRKRLALGMSCPKCGGQLIAGEDLPLALVACSSCGDEHVVKLLLEGASDAQTE, from the coding sequence ATGAGTGAACACGAACAGTCCGACGCGCCCGCAGCGATCGTCCGGGACGACCAGCTCGGCGGCCAGCCGCGACTCGACGGCCATCGCATCGGTGTCCACCACATTTGGACCCACTATCAGCAAGAGAAGTCGATCGAGCAGATCGCCGAGGAAGTATACTCCCACCTTCGCATTGAGCAGGTCCAGGCAGCCGTCGGCTACGCCAGGGCCAATCCCGAGGAGATGGCAGCTCTCGAGCGCGAGCGCGAGTGGCTGATTCGCGATCGGATGCGGCGTGCTCGGAAGCGAAAGCGGCTCGCGCTCGGGATGTCCTGCCCAAAATGTGGTGGTCAGTTGATCGCCGGCGAGGACCTTCCGCTCGCGCTCGTGGCATGTTCGTCCTGCGGCGACGAGCACGTAGTCAAGTTGCTTCTCGAAGGTGCATCAGATGCTCAGACAGAGTAA
- a CDS encoding helix-turn-helix domain-containing protein, producing the protein MREAALRIVDRLRDRSYTVGELADAIGKSQSWTSEVVSDLQAEHLVERVDGVQLANTYEATLLAELLERYALENVLTGTKEEILAGLCSGPKTIAELQTDGFAKSTAYRHLSEIRETGAIAKTDDGYAITDDTLRSLLEARTRTTPFETAYRANGERLVATSKDDVAGTPTAFSAFTRYGIDYHPAKTYVYRGDRSLSLEDVLIHAVTVAETRKQTAMAGVFYLTHRATLDVNDLWRLANQWDCVEKWADLLAYVDQRTVHQEDLFLPWEEFIDIAHDYGVYPRGHHPEDSLQKGLEELGDQLETTVDVYLLGGGNLILRDLKDSTKDIDLVVEDGQSFFAVAESLQDLGYEERGDLETAYDQLDPSIVLEKEGFPRWDIFGESVAGQLQLTEAMIERCDQSFEYGALHVHLLSLTDIFLFKSITEREGDLEDVALIARQADLDWEGIFEEIKTQEDRTGRLFSFAVLDTLDVLEERYDIVAPITDRFVSYCLENALLVSLEEPKTIRDLRTELDFPDYRIYNKLRQLEDDEEITVDRSGRLNTYRRIETN; encoded by the coding sequence ATGAGGGAGGCGGCGTTACGGATCGTCGATCGTCTGCGGGACCGCTCCTACACGGTCGGCGAATTGGCCGATGCGATCGGGAAGAGTCAGAGTTGGACGTCAGAGGTCGTCAGTGACCTCCAAGCGGAGCACCTCGTCGAACGAGTCGATGGCGTACAGCTGGCCAACACGTACGAAGCGACACTGCTTGCCGAACTCCTCGAGCGGTATGCACTCGAAAACGTGCTGACAGGGACGAAAGAGGAGATCCTCGCTGGGCTGTGTTCGGGACCGAAGACGATCGCCGAGTTACAAACGGACGGCTTCGCGAAATCGACGGCGTACCGGCACCTCAGCGAGATTCGAGAAACGGGTGCGATCGCAAAAACGGACGACGGCTATGCAATCACTGACGACACGCTCCGATCCCTCCTCGAAGCCAGAACCAGAACCACGCCGTTCGAAACTGCGTACCGCGCGAACGGCGAGCGACTCGTCGCGACGAGCAAGGACGACGTAGCGGGGACGCCGACGGCGTTCTCGGCATTCACTCGATACGGGATCGACTATCACCCGGCGAAGACCTACGTCTATCGGGGCGATCGCTCGCTTTCTCTCGAAGACGTGCTGATACATGCAGTGACCGTCGCGGAGACACGGAAACAGACGGCGATGGCTGGCGTCTTCTATCTCACGCATCGCGCGACTCTCGATGTCAACGACCTCTGGCGACTCGCAAATCAGTGGGATTGCGTCGAGAAATGGGCTGATCTCCTGGCGTACGTCGATCAACGAACGGTCCATCAAGAAGATCTCTTTCTCCCATGGGAGGAGTTTATCGACATCGCACACGACTACGGCGTCTATCCCCGCGGTCACCATCCCGAGGACAGTCTTCAGAAGGGGCTCGAAGAACTCGGCGATCAACTCGAAACGACGGTCGACGTGTATCTCCTCGGAGGTGGCAACCTCATCTTGCGCGATTTGAAGGACTCGACCAAGGATATCGATCTCGTCGTCGAAGACGGCCAGTCGTTCTTCGCGGTCGCCGAATCGCTGCAGGACCTGGGATACGAGGAACGTGGCGACCTGGAAACGGCATACGATCAACTCGACCCCAGCATTGTGCTGGAAAAGGAAGGGTTTCCGCGCTGGGACATCTTCGGTGAGTCGGTTGCCGGTCAGCTCCAGTTGACTGAGGCGATGATCGAGCGGTGTGACCAGTCCTTCGAGTACGGTGCTCTCCACGTGCATCTGCTCTCGCTGACCGATATCTTCCTGTTCAAATCGATCACGGAGCGGGAGGGGGACCTCGAAGACGTCGCGTTGATCGCCAGGCAAGCCGATCTCGACTGGGAAGGCATCTTCGAAGAGATTAAAACACAGGAGGACCGCACGGGCCGGCTCTTTTCGTTTGCCGTACTGGATACACTCGACGTACTCGAAGAGCGCTACGACATCGTCGCACCGATCACGGACCGATTCGTCTCGTACTGTCTCGAGAACGCGTTGCTTGTGTCCCTCGAAGAGCCGAAGACGATCAGGGACCTGCGGACGGAACTGGACTTCCCCGACTACCGGATCTACAACAAATTGAGACAACTCGAAGACGACGAGGAGATCACCGTCGATCGGAGTGGGCGACTCAACACGTACCGGCGAATCGAGACGAACTGA
- a CDS encoding GNAT family N-acetyltransferase, with protein MHASLRIATPADAAAIRSIYAPYVESTAITFETEIPTTEEMTDRIEQTHEQYPWLVCETENEGVVGYATASSLRSKAAYAWAVELTVYVTEDVQQSGVGTALYTTLLEILREQGYVDAYAAVTLPNTASVRLHEKFAFEPVGTFPAAGYKQESWRDVQWWHRQLGDRPRDPDPPTPMSAMRDSPALETALRTGEASLREG; from the coding sequence ATGCACGCGTCGCTTCGGATCGCCACGCCGGCGGACGCGGCCGCGATCCGGTCGATCTACGCACCATACGTGGAATCGACGGCGATCACCTTCGAGACAGAGATCCCGACGACAGAGGAGATGACCGATCGGATCGAGCAGACCCACGAGCAGTACCCGTGGCTGGTCTGTGAGACCGAGAACGAAGGCGTCGTCGGTTACGCGACGGCGAGTTCCCTCCGGTCGAAGGCGGCCTACGCCTGGGCGGTCGAGCTCACGGTCTACGTCACCGAGGACGTCCAGCAATCAGGCGTCGGCACTGCTCTGTACACAACGCTGCTCGAGATCCTCCGCGAGCAGGGCTACGTCGACGCGTACGCCGCGGTGACGCTGCCGAATACGGCGAGCGTCCGCCTCCACGAGAAGTTCGCGTTCGAGCCGGTGGGAACCTTTCCCGCGGCCGGGTACAAACAGGAATCGTGGCGCGACGTGCAGTGGTGGCATCGACAGCTGGGCGACCGACCGAGGGATCCGGATCCGCCAACACCGATGAGTGCCATGAGGGACTCGCCGGCGCTCGAAACGGCGCTCCGGACGGGTGAGGCGTCGCTTCGAGAGGGGTGA
- a CDS encoding RNA-guided endonuclease InsQ/TnpB family protein, giving the protein MEKRRTVPVKLDVDSDDAALLGDTVDEFLWAANYVTRHAFEGEYVTTSKTTLHDDTYEDVRDGTALHSNHVQAARNKAADACKSVVKKWKQGKKASMPHFTSPHLVYDHRTATFHDEYVSLATVDGRIEADYVLPDEKRDTPHADYFFSDEYETTGAELHYSNGNWMLHIHCKTDVEPDTPEQEQDATENSTVLGVDLGVNNLAVASTGTFWTGDEFDHWRREYEKRRRDLQEHGTRWAHENVQAVGRKEEGRFKITLHRISNELVAEARENGCSVIAFEDLTDIRERTGASWGHKWAFNRLYEYVEYKAAEYGIDVEQVDPENTSRRCSECGFTHPDNRESESFECLKCGYENHADYNAAKNIGLRYLRRNQTGSGGGAPVGVRLNSGTLNANGEFEPPAEESARAGVHAESPRL; this is encoded by the coding sequence ATGGAGAAGCGGCGGACTGTCCCGGTCAAACTCGACGTGGACAGTGACGACGCCGCACTCCTCGGAGACACCGTAGACGAGTTTCTGTGGGCGGCTAACTACGTCACACGCCACGCTTTCGAGGGCGAATACGTCACCACGAGCAAGACCACGCTCCACGACGACACTTACGAAGACGTGCGCGATGGGACGGCGTTACACAGTAATCACGTCCAAGCCGCCCGGAACAAGGCCGCTGACGCCTGTAAAAGCGTGGTCAAAAAGTGGAAACAGGGGAAGAAGGCGTCGATGCCCCACTTCACCAGCCCGCACCTCGTCTACGACCACCGAACAGCCACGTTCCACGACGAGTACGTGTCGTTAGCAACGGTTGACGGGCGCATCGAAGCCGACTACGTGCTCCCTGACGAAAAGCGAGACACGCCCCACGCGGACTATTTCTTCTCCGACGAGTACGAAACGACGGGGGCAGAACTGCACTACAGCAACGGTAATTGGATGCTTCACATCCACTGCAAGACGGACGTGGAGCCTGACACGCCGGAACAGGAACAGGATGCCACTGAGAACAGCACAGTTCTCGGGGTAGACCTCGGCGTGAACAATCTCGCAGTTGCCTCGACGGGCACGTTCTGGACGGGCGACGAATTCGACCACTGGCGACGAGAATACGAGAAACGGCGTAGGGACTTACAAGAACACGGCACGCGGTGGGCACACGAGAATGTGCAGGCTGTCGGACGCAAAGAAGAAGGTCGGTTCAAGATAACGCTTCACCGTATCTCGAACGAGTTGGTGGCTGAAGCCCGCGAGAACGGCTGTTCGGTGATAGCGTTTGAAGACCTGACTGACATTCGCGAGCGTACCGGCGCGTCGTGGGGGCACAAGTGGGCGTTTAACCGCCTGTACGAATATGTCGAGTACAAAGCCGCTGAGTACGGTATCGACGTGGAACAAGTTGATCCCGAGAACACGTCGCGGCGTTGCTCTGAGTGTGGGTTCACGCACCCAGATAATCGTGAGAGTGAATCGTTCGAGTGTCTGAAGTGTGGCTACGAAAACCACGCGGATTACAATGCGGCGAAGAATATCGGTTTGCGGTATCTCCGCCGGAACCAAACTGGTTCTGGTGGAGGCGCACCCGTAGGCGTGCGCTTGAACAGCGGGACGCTGAACGCGAACGGAGAGTTTGAGCCTCCTGCCGAGGAATCGGCCAGAGCGGGAGTCCACGCTGAAAGCCCACGGCTTTAG
- a CDS encoding IS4-like element ISHti4 family transposase, with amino-acid sequence MGRRSRSWKPELDEDGQLCDMDVSGWIRAEFRSAEFGDKRLTDRLVQLGDELGSSPAESIPAACGDWASTKATYRFCDNDSVDPNEVLSAHKQQQQSRVSRSDELLIVSDTTELVFPRHPSKEGLGDIGNSEMDLEGVKLHSTIGINPRTHRMTGVIDQQALIEDQQAGEKYDANGKAEPIQLDNEHEKWSRGDRQARDWLADDIRPLFIHDRGADSFAFYEEVTGEMESAGFIVRANQNRRIWTDDGEPEKLFDWSSDLAEQGRKTIEIQQGGGREARTVELSIATGTCELRAPRNNPEQEGSIEANVVRVDEVGENDDPIQWVLLTTESVEEFEETLTLIDYYGLRWRIEDWHKVLKSGCNIEERQLQTWERMEVLLSMYSVIAWKVLELRELARGDSSVSPAVLLSEAECTILETKFPELSDQDGKSYAVSVAKLGGYLDRGSDPPPGWETMWKGLQKLRMWAEGYELGAE; translated from the coding sequence ATGGGACGCCGCTCACGGAGTTGGAAGCCAGAACTCGATGAGGATGGACAGCTGTGTGACATGGATGTTTCCGGGTGGATTCGAGCGGAGTTTCGGTCAGCTGAGTTTGGAGACAAGCGCCTGACTGACCGATTGGTTCAACTTGGGGATGAACTCGGCAGCTCACCTGCCGAGTCCATCCCCGCTGCCTGCGGAGACTGGGCCTCCACAAAAGCTACATACCGATTTTGCGATAATGACAGTGTGGACCCCAACGAGGTTCTCTCTGCTCACAAGCAGCAACAGCAATCAAGAGTGAGTCGGTCAGACGAACTCTTGATTGTCTCCGATACCACCGAACTCGTGTTTCCGAGACATCCCTCCAAAGAGGGCCTCGGCGACATTGGCAATTCTGAAATGGATCTCGAAGGCGTCAAGCTACACTCCACGATCGGAATCAATCCACGCACCCATCGGATGACTGGAGTCATCGATCAGCAGGCGCTGATCGAGGACCAGCAGGCTGGTGAGAAGTACGATGCCAACGGCAAAGCAGAGCCGATTCAACTTGACAATGAGCATGAGAAGTGGAGCCGTGGCGACAGGCAAGCCAGAGACTGGCTTGCCGACGATATCCGCCCGCTGTTCATTCATGACCGAGGCGCAGATTCATTCGCGTTCTACGAAGAAGTCACCGGAGAGATGGAAAGTGCTGGCTTTATCGTCCGAGCGAATCAAAACCGGCGGATTTGGACTGATGATGGTGAACCTGAAAAACTCTTTGACTGGAGCAGCGACCTTGCCGAGCAAGGTCGCAAAACAATCGAGATTCAACAGGGAGGTGGGCGCGAAGCGAGAACGGTGGAGTTGTCGATAGCCACTGGAACGTGTGAGTTGCGCGCACCAAGGAATAATCCTGAGCAAGAGGGTTCAATCGAGGCGAATGTCGTGAGAGTCGACGAGGTCGGTGAAAATGACGACCCGATTCAGTGGGTGTTGCTCACCACTGAATCGGTCGAAGAGTTTGAAGAGACACTGACACTCATCGACTATTACGGCCTCCGCTGGCGAATTGAAGACTGGCATAAAGTGCTCAAGAGTGGCTGTAACATCGAAGAACGGCAACTGCAGACTTGGGAGCGGATGGAAGTTCTGTTGAGCATGTATTCAGTAATCGCGTGGAAAGTTCTGGAGTTACGAGAACTTGCCCGTGGTGATAGTTCAGTATCTCCGGCGGTCCTGCTGAGTGAGGCAGAGTGCACAATTCTGGAAACGAAATTTCCAGAATTGAGCGACCAAGATGGAAAATCATACGCAGTGAGCGTCGCTAAACTCGGCGGTTATCTTGATCGTGGTTCAGATCCGCCACCAGGGTGGGAGACGATGTGGAAAGGACTCCAGAAGCTACGCATGTGGGCTGAAGGATACGAACTCGGTGCTGAATGA
- a CDS encoding helix-turn-helix transcriptional regulator has protein sequence MKRKRTDVAAAILVGAVLLLGGGLTWKAIEQRRTVDETMGSMMDASVGTMHGPDPLWFAVGTLVVAAVLGGIYLLVRPEFEGEEARARSGQVETRPGQAETRPDQVDATPATGTTGPDAEQTDQESTTDDSAAESTETDAIDGHAVAPEANPTERVLDLLPEDERRVLEPVLESPGITQIELRDRSAFSKSKVSQTVTDLEERGLLYRERQGRTYRIYPSAELGANRGS, from the coding sequence ATGAAGCGGAAACGCACCGACGTCGCGGCAGCGATTCTCGTCGGGGCGGTCCTCCTCCTCGGCGGCGGACTCACCTGGAAGGCGATCGAGCAGCGTCGAACCGTCGACGAAACGATGGGGTCGATGATGGACGCCTCGGTGGGGACCATGCACGGCCCGGACCCGCTGTGGTTTGCCGTCGGGACGCTGGTGGTCGCCGCCGTCCTCGGCGGCATCTATCTCCTCGTGCGGCCGGAATTTGAGGGGGAAGAAGCCAGGGCTCGTTCAGGACAAGTCGAGACTCGGCCGGGGCAAGCCGAGACTCGGCCGGACCAGGTCGACGCGACGCCGGCGACGGGAACGACGGGGCCGGACGCCGAACAGACGGACCAGGAATCGACCACAGACGATTCAGCCGCCGAGAGCACCGAAACCGACGCCATCGACGGGCACGCGGTCGCTCCGGAGGCGAATCCGACCGAGCGCGTACTGGATCTCCTGCCCGAGGACGAGCGCCGTGTCCTCGAACCGGTCCTCGAATCGCCCGGAATCACGCAGATCGAACTCCGGGATCGGTCCGCGTTCTCGAAGAGCAAAGTCAGCCAGACGGTGACCGACCTCGAGGAACGGGGCTTGCTCTATCGGGAACGCCAGGGTCGGACCTACCGGATCTACCCGAGTGCGGAACTCGGGGCGAACCGGGGGTCCTGA
- a CDS encoding SHOCT domain-containing protein has protein sequence MLSEQTRSDDGPDQPAQNVESVHWRADKGRVRHGIARVGVLGVALLATVGTASAQHGSGMMGGGGYGGFGIPGFGLVFWVLLGLGIVGLFAYARGGRPSRPDTAAGTTTGPGHTDRALETLRERYASGELTDEEFENRRAELERSR, from the coding sequence ATGCTGAGCGAGCAAACGCGGTCCGATGACGGACCCGATCAGCCCGCCCAGAATGTCGAGTCTGTACACTGGCGCGCGGACAAGGGACGAGTCCGGCACGGAATCGCCCGAGTCGGCGTCCTTGGCGTCGCCCTCCTCGCGACAGTCGGCACCGCGAGCGCCCAGCATGGCAGTGGCATGATGGGCGGCGGCGGATACGGCGGGTTCGGCATCCCGGGGTTCGGCCTCGTGTTCTGGGTGCTGCTCGGCCTCGGGATCGTCGGCCTCTTCGCCTACGCACGCGGCGGTCGCCCGTCTCGACCGGACACGGCGGCCGGAACCACCACAGGGCCGGGACACACTGATCGCGCGCTCGAGACGCTCCGGGAGCGATACGCCAGCGGGGAACTCACGGACGAGGAGTTCGAGAATCGCCGCGCGGAACTCGAGCGATCGCGGTGA
- a CDS encoding DUF7342 family protein yields the protein MAPTFDVAAEFEAELADAPTDERVYRVALQLYEPDRIADIADRAECTPDTARRHCRRLADIGVLEAVSEQPETYRRNESYFEWRKRERLAELSTAELRERLAELTDRDAAFRETYGVSDPEAVDALKHAEYDAVEEVWLDVSEWQTVRRRIERLEAVRQRRTSDSASRSEPA from the coding sequence ATGGCACCGACGTTCGACGTGGCCGCGGAGTTCGAGGCGGAACTCGCGGACGCGCCGACGGACGAGCGAGTGTACCGGGTCGCACTCCAGCTTTACGAGCCCGACAGGATCGCCGATATCGCCGACAGGGCCGAGTGTACGCCCGATACAGCCCGTCGGCACTGTCGACGACTCGCCGACATCGGCGTTCTCGAGGCAGTCTCCGAGCAACCCGAGACCTATCGACGCAACGAGTCCTACTTCGAGTGGCGCAAACGCGAGCGCCTCGCCGAGCTCTCGACTGCGGAGTTACGCGAGCGTCTCGCCGAGCTCACCGATCGGGATGCGGCGTTTCGGGAGACCTACGGCGTCAGCGATCCCGAGGCCGTCGACGCACTCAAGCACGCCGAGTACGACGCCGTCGAGGAGGTCTGGCTCGACGTCAGCGAGTGGCAGACCGTCAGACGGCGGATCGAGCGTCTCGAGGCGGTCCGACAGCGACGGACGAGTGACTCCGCCTCGCGATCGGAACCCGCTTGA
- the hcp gene encoding hydroxylamine reductase, with product MSSMFCYQCQETMGNEGCTDVSVCGKDVQTASLQDLLVWELKGLSYIAQRAREAGIVDEETNVFIAESLFSTVTNVNFDPEWFEDQLRETQQRRETLRAELEAADGELDDESLPEAATWSGEDSDDFHAKATPAGIGVQATGNEDVRSLRELLTYGLKGTASYADHAYVLGEKKAEVFAFIQRGLAATLDDDLGVEELTALVLESGEIATEVMELLDSAHTETYGHPEPTEVDIGTRDRPGILISGHDMKDMEELLEQTEGEGVDVYTHGEMLPAHAYPAFKEYDHFVGNYGNAWWEQHREFEAFNGPVLMTTNCLVPPNDSYADRVYTTGVVRFPDTPHIADRDEDGQKDFSALIEAAKDAEPPEELESGTIANGFAHKSVLDRADDIIEGIQAGDIRGFVVMGGCDGRQSEREYYTELAKELPDDVIILTAGCAKYRYNKLDLGDINGIPRVLDAGQCNDSYSLIRIANALGDALDVEDVNDLPIAFDIAWYEQKAVTVLLALLSQGVEDIRLGPTLPAFLSENVTDLLVEEFGIQPIDTVESDKEAILAAM from the coding sequence ATGAGCAGCATGTTCTGCTATCAGTGCCAGGAGACGATGGGCAACGAGGGCTGTACCGACGTCAGCGTCTGCGGGAAGGACGTTCAGACGGCCAGCCTGCAGGACCTGCTCGTCTGGGAACTCAAGGGGCTGTCGTACATCGCCCAGCGAGCCAGGGAGGCAGGGATCGTCGACGAGGAGACGAACGTCTTCATCGCCGAGAGCCTCTTTTCGACGGTCACGAACGTCAACTTCGACCCCGAGTGGTTCGAAGATCAGCTTCGGGAGACCCAACAGCGCCGGGAGACTCTCAGGGCTGAACTCGAGGCTGCCGACGGCGAACTCGACGACGAAAGCCTCCCGGAAGCTGCAACCTGGTCCGGCGAGGATTCCGACGACTTTCACGCGAAGGCGACGCCCGCCGGAATCGGCGTCCAGGCGACCGGCAACGAGGACGTCCGCTCGCTGCGTGAGCTGCTCACATACGGCCTCAAGGGAACCGCTTCCTACGCCGATCATGCCTACGTGCTGGGCGAAAAGAAGGCGGAGGTCTTCGCGTTCATCCAGCGTGGCCTGGCGGCGACGCTCGATGACGATCTCGGCGTCGAGGAACTCACTGCACTCGTCCTCGAATCCGGCGAGATAGCCACCGAAGTGATGGAACTACTGGATTCGGCCCACACCGAGACCTACGGCCATCCCGAACCGACCGAGGTCGACATCGGGACGCGCGACCGGCCGGGGATCCTCATCAGCGGCCACGACATGAAGGACATGGAGGAACTCCTCGAACAGACCGAAGGCGAGGGCGTCGACGTCTACACCCACGGCGAGATGCTGCCGGCCCACGCCTACCCTGCCTTCAAGGAGTACGACCACTTCGTCGGCAACTACGGCAACGCCTGGTGGGAGCAACACCGGGAGTTCGAGGCGTTCAACGGCCCCGTCCTGATGACGACGAACTGCCTGGTGCCCCCCAACGATTCCTACGCCGATCGGGTCTACACGACGGGCGTCGTGCGATTCCCGGACACGCCCCACATCGCCGACCGGGACGAGGACGGACAGAAGGACTTCTCGGCGCTCATCGAGGCTGCGAAAGACGCCGAACCGCCGGAAGAACTCGAATCCGGGACGATCGCCAACGGCTTCGCCCACAAGTCCGTCCTCGACCGCGCCGACGACATCATCGAGGGCATCCAGGCCGGCGACATCCGCGGCTTCGTCGTCATGGGCGGGTGTGACGGCCGTCAGTCCGAACGGGAGTACTACACCGAGCTGGCCAAAGAGCTCCCTGATGACGTCATCATCCTCACGGCCGGGTGTGCGAAGTACCGCTACAACAAGCTGGATCTGGGCGATATCAACGGCATCCCGCGCGTGCTCGACGCCGGGCAGTGTAACGACTCCTACTCGCTCATCCGGATCGCGAACGCGCTCGGCGACGCCCTGGACGTTGAGGACGTCAACGACCTCCCGATCGCCTTCGACATCGCCTGGTACGAACAGAAGGCCGTGACTGTCCTGCTGGCCCTCCTGAGCCAGGGCGTCGAGGACATCCGACTCGGCCCCACGCTGCCCGCGTTCCTCTCGGAGAACGTGACCGACCTGCTGGTCGAGGAGTTCGGCATCCAGCCGATCGACACCGTCGAATCCGACAAGGAAGCCATCCTCGCCGCGATGTAG